One stretch of Mangifera indica cultivar Alphonso chromosome 9, CATAS_Mindica_2.1, whole genome shotgun sequence DNA includes these proteins:
- the LOC123226596 gene encoding AT-hook motif nuclear-localized protein 28-like — protein sequence MADYSRAAISLSQPHSSSDDSSDHTSPHPPTSDSSSKTKTIHNTTAATKMTHIDHHQQIIQTPSDNTPRRPRGRPPGSKNKPKPPIVITKDTDSSVKPVILEISAGADVIDHIINFARRNLAGISIMSASGSVSNVTLCQPISHAPSLSLHGPFNLLSLSGSYLTPSLSTGGAASSSPSCCFGVTLAGARGQVFGGLVAGKVTAASQVVVVAATFSNPSFHSLPASDETEQNYHHQQHHQEIKPNEPSSSAGKSMPVYGVAVTSPTPLNCQMSPNVMHWGPPSRSPY from the coding sequence ATGGCTGACTACTCCCGAGCAGCTATCTCTCTCTCCCAACCCCACTCCTCCTCCGATGACTCCTCCGACCACACCTCCCCTCATCCCCCAACCTCCGATTCTTCCTCCAAAACCAAAACCATTCACAACACCACCGCCGCCACCAAGATGACTCATATTGACCACCACCAGCAGATTATTCAAACCCCTTCCGATAACACCCCAAGAAGACCTCGAGGAAGACCTCCCGGCTCCAAGAACAAGCCCAAACCCCCCATTGTCATCACCAAAGATACTGACTCATCCGTGAAACCAGTCATCCTCGAGATATCCGCTGGGGCGGATGTTATTGATCATATCATCAACTTCGCCAGAAGAAACCTCGCTGGTATTTCGATAATGAGCGCTTCGGGTTCTGTCTCTAATGTCACTCTCTGTCAACCCATTTCGCATGCTCCTTCACTCTCTTTACATGGACCCTTTAATCTTCTTTCACTCTCGGGCTCTTATTTAACGCCTTCTCTGAGTACTGGTGGTGCTGCTTCTTCTTCGCCTTCTTGTTGTTTCGGTGTAACTCTTGCAGGGGCGCGAGGGCAGGTGTTCGGAGGGTTAGTGGCGGGGAAAGTGACGGCGGCAAGTCAAGTGGTGGTGGTTGCAGCCACGTTCTCCAATCCTTCTTTTCATAGTTTGCCTGCTTCTGATGAAACTGAACAAAACTATCACCATCAACAACACCATCAGGAGATTAAACCGAACGAGCCTTCTTCGAGCGCGGGGAAGTCTATGCCGGTGTACGGTGTGGCTGTCACTAGCCCTACACCACTCAATTGTCAGATGTCTCCCAATGTCATGCATTGGGGTCCGCCTTCTCGTTCTCCTTACTAA